The Planococcus versutus genome contains a region encoding:
- a CDS encoding Maf family protein, producing MILVKPNYKQQHTALPANQSDQISFFNTSIRPKIIFGYLFSVFAGGMILEKGEIPSMKFVSDFPIILASQSPRRQELLGMLGIDFTIVPSTKDEPNPQQFQTALGFVLACAAQKAREVATVHADAIVIGSDTIVALDDEILLKPKSKDQARSYLQKLSGQTHHVITAVTVLQKNSELSFHETVKVTFFELPEAWIEAYINTADPYDKAGAYGIQTLSGLFVKEITGDYNAVVGLPIALLTQKLVSAGFVSLAGSGVRC from the coding sequence TTGATTCTCGTAAAACCTAATTATAAACAGCAACACACAGCGCTTCCCGCAAATCAAAGCGATCAAATCTCATTTTTCAATACTTCAATCCGACCAAAAATCATTTTTGGCTATTTGTTTAGTGTTTTTGCAGGTGGTATGATTCTTGAAAAAGGAGAGATTCCCTCTATGAAATTTGTTTCCGATTTCCCAATCATTCTCGCATCTCAATCGCCTCGTCGCCAAGAACTTCTCGGCATGCTCGGCATTGATTTTACTATTGTTCCAAGTACAAAAGACGAACCCAATCCGCAGCAATTCCAAACTGCTCTCGGCTTTGTGTTAGCCTGTGCTGCACAAAAAGCACGAGAAGTAGCTACGGTTCATGCAGATGCCATCGTTATCGGCTCAGATACCATAGTTGCGCTAGACGATGAGATTTTACTTAAGCCCAAAAGCAAAGATCAAGCAAGAAGCTATTTGCAGAAATTATCAGGTCAAACGCATCACGTCATTACGGCAGTGACTGTTTTGCAAAAAAATAGCGAATTGTCTTTTCATGAAACGGTAAAAGTGACGTTTTTTGAATTGCCAGAAGCGTGGATTGAAGCATATATCAATACAGCAGATCCGTATGACAAAGCAGGAGCTTATGGCATTCAAACTTTATCAGGACTTTTTGTAAAAGAAATTACTGGCGATTACAATGCGGTAGTGGGATTACCGATTGCTTTGTTAACACAGAAACTGGTCAGTGCTGGATTTGTTTCACTAGCAGGGAGTGGTGTCAGATGCTAA